In Paenibacillus sp. FSL R7-0345, a single window of DNA contains:
- a CDS encoding methyl-accepting chemotaxis protein encodes MSNSGAGSKGISRLLPSRSLGTRLFLVFFITTMGIVLSLGYTSYSVAKHTIENNALAANEQTVQQTAEKLDVILLRFEDRLGELFYNKTIVQAVQSAAATVSGSNDTRETSAARIQAELDQWLTAAGNMEAVYLIPLDESLPVLASGIEDNAFIEGIRGNDWFRQLQEQPQSLWITQAVKQGENTGVFHFAKSVNVNPGSTGYIAVCDIKTAEIEGQLSKVSLGMDSYIQLLTGKDELIATSQHEEADSYLRLGGTLFNGLSQASGSLPTKDEQGKSILAVYGTLASSGWRVLGVVPSDNLTRDAGRILNTTYIAVAAAAVIAVLIGFWMVRMVSGPLNRLKTLMFHGAEGDLRVRTQVTSLDEIGQLSGSFNMMMERINELVIHTNETAREVLETADALGSASRKTAMAARDIASATEEIAGGAGSLALEADRGNEMTEKISGQTALVIAAAQEMSSTAHSVGESSQEGVAKLQELLVRTGSTGEMTGTLVRKVNGLQETASSVIKVLDVMQNITQQTNILSLNATIEAARAGEAGSGFMVVADEIRQLADQSKRSIAVVAETTDTIIKDINETVNALSQVAPLFTEQMASVRETSGIFVSVQEQMNQFIASLDSVSESITVLSQSQRGLAETIGNVSSFAEESSAASEEVASLSGEQQNVSGYLVELSGKLENASLRLKERLSRFIV; translated from the coding sequence GTGAGTAATTCAGGAGCAGGCAGCAAAGGAATATCCAGGCTGCTTCCATCCAGGTCATTAGGAACGCGGTTATTCCTGGTGTTTTTTATCACTACTATGGGAATTGTTCTGTCACTCGGCTACACCTCGTATTCCGTGGCCAAACATACGATTGAAAACAATGCACTGGCGGCAAATGAACAGACCGTGCAGCAGACGGCAGAGAAGCTGGATGTTATTCTGCTGCGTTTTGAGGACAGGCTGGGTGAGCTGTTCTACAACAAAACAATCGTGCAGGCTGTCCAGTCCGCAGCAGCAACAGTGTCCGGCAGCAACGATACACGGGAGACATCGGCTGCCAGGATTCAGGCTGAGCTGGATCAGTGGCTCACTGCCGCCGGCAATATGGAGGCTGTGTATCTTATTCCGCTGGATGAGAGCCTTCCGGTGCTGGCTTCAGGGATTGAAGATAACGCTTTTATTGAAGGAATAAGAGGTAATGACTGGTTCAGACAGCTGCAGGAGCAGCCTCAGAGTTTATGGATTACGCAAGCGGTAAAACAGGGTGAGAATACCGGGGTGTTCCATTTTGCCAAGTCGGTTAATGTTAACCCGGGGAGCACAGGGTACATTGCAGTCTGCGACATCAAGACCGCCGAAATCGAAGGCCAGCTGAGCAAGGTTAGCCTGGGCATGGACTCCTACATCCAGCTGCTGACAGGTAAAGACGAGCTTATCGCTACCTCGCAGCATGAGGAGGCAGATTCATATCTGCGCCTGGGCGGAACACTGTTTAACGGCTTGAGTCAAGCCTCAGGCTCACTGCCGACCAAAGACGAGCAGGGCAAGTCGATCCTGGCAGTGTACGGTACTTTGGCGAGCTCGGGCTGGAGAGTTCTAGGTGTAGTGCCTTCGGACAATCTGACCAGGGACGCGGGCCGTATCCTGAATACAACCTATATCGCTGTTGCCGCCGCCGCTGTTATTGCCGTTTTGATCGGGTTTTGGATGGTCCGGATGGTCTCAGGCCCGCTGAACAGGCTGAAAACACTGATGTTCCATGGAGCAGAGGGGGATCTCCGGGTACGGACTCAAGTCACGTCACTGGACGAGATCGGCCAGCTCTCCGGGTCTTTTAATATGATGATGGAACGGATTAATGAGCTTGTTATACATACGAATGAAACGGCGCGTGAAGTGCTTGAAACGGCGGATGCGCTGGGAAGTGCGTCACGCAAGACGGCAATGGCGGCCCGGGATATCGCTTCAGCAACCGAGGAGATTGCCGGGGGAGCAGGCAGCCTGGCGCTGGAGGCCGACCGGGGCAATGAAATGACAGAGAAAATATCCGGCCAGACTGCTCTGGTCATTGCCGCTGCGCAGGAGATGAGCAGCACAGCGCACAGTGTCGGGGAATCCAGCCAGGAGGGGGTTGCCAAGCTGCAGGAGCTGCTCGTCAGAACAGGAAGCACCGGTGAAATGACCGGTACACTGGTCCGGAAGGTGAACGGGCTGCAGGAAACGGCATCTTCAGTCATTAAGGTGCTGGATGTCATGCAGAACATCACGCAGCAGACCAATATTCTGTCGCTGAATGCCACAATAGAAGCGGCCCGGGCAGGCGAGGCGGGCAGCGGATTCATGGTGGTGGCCGATGAAATCCGCCAGCTGGCCGACCAGTCCAAACGCTCGATTGCTGTTGTGGCGGAAACTACAGACACCATTATCAAAGATATCAATGAGACTGTAAACGCCTTGTCACAGGTTGCGCCGCTCTTCACGGAGCAGATGGCCTCGGTCCGGGAGACAAGCGGGATTTTCGTATCTGTGCAGGAGCAGATGAACCAGTTCATTGCCAGCCTGGATTCTGTTTCGGAATCCATCACCGTGCTAAGCCAGTCCCAAAGGGGACTGGCGGAGACAATCGGGAATGTCAGCTCGTTTGCCGAGGAATCGTCAGCGGCTTCCGAGGAGGTGGCTTCACTCAGCGGGGAGCAGCAGAATGTGAGCGGCTATCTGGTCGAGTTGTCCGGCAAGCTGGAGAATGCTTCTCTCAGGCTTAAAGAACGGTTGTCCAGGTTCATTGTATAG
- a CDS encoding penicillin-binding transpeptidase domain-containing protein gives MQKHINKRIVWSLLILSALVGVLIFRLAWVQLVLRERKVPGAEYTMAQMAEIQSEREMVLDSGRGRLYDRSGKPLAGETVWTAAFFPQEELSEAADEPKLQRLATVLGVTYGELDSRISGLKEPLLWPADGGRDPLALTPDQAEQVEQLGMSNVRALPFARRYDGVASGRQWLGYLSELSPAAAKQSPTGLRVALSGTDGLEKTLEPLLQGVGHTEVYAQVDARGNRLPGSALKVRAPGNPYYPLSVYTTIDKELQEKIEKLAVKAGIKEGAVVVLDSGSGDIEAMVSLPLYEPDHISPEGGEWNNRALQAAIPGSIFKIVTAAAALEAGVTSPDERFFCSGEVGRYHLSCPHGKKHGSLTLAQGFAVSCNTVFASLAERLSGAQLQAAALALGLGRDIGWQAADTLGQPVLRPLAGEQPGRIFSTLVPDDAGARVQTAIGQRDVTMTPLQAANLVVTLLHGGEVRAPRILQRVAFRNGQTLQELPAHLAPVAAGAISRGTSQTLLSWMRLVVTEGTGKRLRSTQWPVAGKSGTAQTMVKGVPRNNQWFIGYGPADHPRYAVSVAVENVAPDSEHVATKLFGQIFNLLSASSEGA, from the coding sequence TTGCAAAAGCACATCAATAAGCGGATAGTCTGGAGCCTGCTCATATTGTCGGCTCTTGTTGGAGTTTTGATCTTTAGGCTGGCCTGGGTTCAGCTGGTGCTGAGGGAGCGTAAGGTTCCCGGAGCAGAATATACGATGGCTCAAATGGCGGAAATTCAAAGTGAGCGGGAGATGGTGCTCGACAGCGGAAGAGGCCGGCTCTATGACCGCAGCGGCAAGCCGCTTGCCGGGGAGACGGTGTGGACGGCGGCTTTTTTTCCGCAGGAGGAGTTATCGGAAGCGGCAGATGAGCCGAAGCTGCAGCGCCTCGCCACTGTACTTGGGGTGACCTATGGCGAGCTGGATAGCCGGATTAGCGGCCTGAAGGAGCCGCTGCTTTGGCCGGCGGACGGCGGACGCGATCCTTTGGCGCTGACCCCGGATCAGGCGGAGCAGGTTGAGCAGCTTGGGATGAGCAACGTGCGCGCGCTGCCGTTTGCCCGCAGGTATGACGGGGTTGCTTCCGGACGCCAGTGGCTGGGTTATCTGTCTGAGCTGTCCCCTGCGGCCGCGAAGCAGTCACCGACCGGACTGCGGGTCGCGCTGTCCGGAACGGACGGTCTTGAAAAGACGCTGGAGCCGCTGCTGCAGGGAGTAGGACATACGGAAGTGTATGCGCAGGTGGATGCTCGCGGCAACCGGCTTCCCGGCAGCGCACTGAAAGTCAGAGCGCCAGGGAATCCGTATTATCCGCTCTCAGTATATACGACAATTGATAAAGAGCTGCAGGAGAAGATAGAAAAGCTGGCTGTGAAGGCCGGAATAAAAGAAGGAGCGGTGGTTGTACTGGACTCCGGGTCAGGAGATATTGAAGCGATGGTTTCGCTGCCTTTGTATGAGCCGGACCATATCTCGCCTGAAGGCGGTGAGTGGAACAACCGGGCACTGCAGGCGGCCATTCCCGGCTCAATCTTCAAGATCGTTACCGCCGCCGCAGCGCTGGAGGCCGGTGTGACTTCGCCGGATGAGCGGTTCTTCTGCTCCGGCGAAGTAGGCAGGTATCACCTGTCCTGCCCGCACGGCAAAAAACACGGCTCCCTCACGCTGGCGCAAGGGTTCGCCGTGTCCTGCAATACCGTATTCGCTTCGCTGGCCGAACGGCTCAGCGGCGCTCAGCTCCAGGCCGCAGCGCTTGCGCTGGGTCTGGGCAGAGACATCGGCTGGCAGGCCGCGGACACGCTGGGCCAGCCGGTGCTCCGGCCGCTGGCTGGCGAGCAGCCGGGCCGGATCTTCAGCACCCTGGTTCCGGACGACGCCGGGGCCAGGGTGCAGACCGCCATTGGCCAGCGGGATGTCACCATGACGCCGCTGCAGGCGGCGAATCTGGTGGTGACGCTGCTGCATGGCGGGGAAGTGCGGGCGCCGCGCATTCTGCAGCGCGTCGCCTTCCGCAACGGGCAGACGCTGCAGGAGCTGCCCGCCCATCTGGCGCCGGTAGCCGCAGGCGCCATCTCGCGCGGGACCTCGCAGACGCTGCTGTCCTGGATGCGGCTGGTTGTGACCGAAGGAACCGGCAAGCGTCTGCGCAGCACGCAGTGGCCGGTCGCCGGCAAATCCGGGACGGCCCAGACAATGGTAAAGGGGGTGCCGCGAAATAACCAGTGGTTTATCGGCTACGGGCCGGCAGACCATCCCCGGTATGCCGTGTCTGTGGCCGTGGAGAATGTGGCCCCGGACAGTGAGCATGTCGCTACTAAACTGTTCGGTCAGATCTTTAATTTGCTGTCGGCATCTTCTGAAGGAGCCTGA
- a CDS encoding AI-2E family transporter, producing MLPLYKKYWRTFFDIGLVVLTVYLVMLAFSKLYQLAAPVFLSFFVFLLIEPLARFLNRKGLGKPFASAISVLLFLVILLGILFGAGLLIATQALHFQDSLPRYTAIVQLHFTEATTYLQQQIAALPADLTDKINGYFTDATNVLSGWLIVFFKYMIGALGSFSSFMGNFGIAIILAFFLSMEIKDWRKIAHDKMPKTFKTAYAFVQGNVFKAIGSYLKAQAILIGITFVIVLVGLLILRTGNVLTMALVCAVFDVLPLLGVSTILIPWIVYLFIVGNTSLAIGLIVLLAVVLIVRQLLEPKITGNSIGVSSAFLMLSFVIFSMSAFGVAGLILSPILLILIKELIQQGYLQRWIYLPQEEFIVSPFAASGTSTAGGPVSGDSAAEPQAPSEDADSKLKI from the coding sequence ATGCTGCCGCTGTACAAAAAATATTGGCGAACGTTCTTTGACATCGGGCTGGTCGTACTGACGGTGTATCTGGTTATGCTCGCGTTCAGCAAGCTGTATCAGCTCGCCGCGCCTGTTTTTCTGTCTTTTTTTGTTTTTCTGCTAATTGAGCCGCTGGCCCGCTTCCTTAACCGCAAAGGCCTGGGCAAGCCCTTCGCCTCAGCCATCTCGGTGCTGCTCTTTCTGGTCATTCTGCTGGGTATCCTGTTCGGTGCCGGATTGCTCATCGCTACCCAGGCGCTGCACTTCCAGGACAGCCTGCCGAGGTATACGGCGATTGTCCAGCTTCATTTTACCGAAGCCACTACATATCTCCAGCAGCAGATTGCTGCCCTGCCCGCCGATCTGACGGACAAAATCAACGGCTATTTTACAGATGCCACCAACGTCCTGTCGGGCTGGCTGATCGTTTTCTTTAAGTATATGATCGGAGCGCTTGGTTCCTTCTCTTCCTTTATGGGTAATTTCGGAATTGCGATTATCCTGGCCTTTTTCCTCAGCATGGAGATTAAGGACTGGCGCAAAATTGCCCATGATAAAATGCCCAAGACATTCAAGACCGCTTACGCTTTTGTCCAGGGAAATGTTTTTAAGGCTATTGGATCTTACCTGAAGGCGCAGGCGATTCTCATCGGTATCACCTTTGTCATTGTGCTGGTCGGATTACTCATTCTCCGAACCGGAAATGTGCTCACTATGGCGCTGGTCTGCGCCGTCTTTGACGTGCTGCCGCTGCTGGGTGTATCGACCATTCTGATCCCCTGGATCGTTTACCTGTTTATTGTCGGCAATACTTCCCTGGCCATCGGCCTGATTGTGCTGCTCGCCGTCGTGCTGATTGTAAGACAGCTGCTGGAGCCGAAAATTACCGGTAATTCGATTGGAGTATCCTCCGCTTTTCTGATGCTCTCGTTCGTCATCTTCTCAATGTCAGCCTTCGGTGTTGCCGGACTGATCCTGTCGCCGATCCTGCTCATTCTGATCAAGGAGCTGATCCAGCAGGGATATCTGCAGCGCTGGATCTATCTGCCCCAGGAAGAGTTCATTGTATCTCCGTTCGCGGCATCCGGCACATCAACGGCCGGCGGCCCGGTGTCTGGTGATTCTGCCGCTGAGCCTCAGGCTCCTTCAGAAGATGCCGACAGCAAATTAAAGATCTGA
- a CDS encoding polysaccharide deacetylase family protein yields the protein MQTLLLWLFYISTFYAFIPGMISRIFGYRVFRKGIGRSEFALTFDDGPDPLYTPLLLDLLKQYDAKATFFVVGAHAEQNPDIVKRMHDEGHLIGIHNYVHKTNWLMRPGTVKRQIKRTDDIIYSITGERSTYYRPPWGIVNLFDFSKRRQVQIVLWSAMFGDWKEKLGAERLTGKLLNKLGPGEVMLLHDCGTTLGADPKAPEHMLVALERMLDEARRRGLRSIRIDEMIRQVQTSPVSQLSFAKRLVVGLWLIWEQCFQFLFQIKTIAPADPFLHYRLRKYQGEPVLMDNGERLAKGDPIIELHIDNRQLFELGVHSRSSAQLAIRMIRRMEKDLPVLAERIAADVDLAEAKALYGVSMLNRGPEKFGFMVLDLPDGWFARSTKFYLSILLSVIHPAGGARLKERSEVLVPKMMLMPVSELLDKMNQQRPQKQVKARERVREEELALEAELPGATVVH from the coding sequence ATGCAGACTTTGCTGCTCTGGTTATTTTACATTTCTACTTTTTATGCTTTCATTCCCGGAATGATCAGCCGGATTTTCGGCTACCGCGTCTTCCGCAAAGGGATTGGGCGGAGTGAATTTGCCTTGACCTTTGACGACGGGCCTGACCCGCTTTATACACCGCTGCTGCTGGATCTTCTTAAACAGTATGATGCCAAAGCGACCTTTTTTGTCGTTGGTGCCCATGCTGAGCAGAATCCGGACATTGTCAAGCGTATGCATGATGAGGGCCATCTCATCGGCATTCATAATTATGTGCACAAAACAAACTGGCTGATGCGGCCCGGAACCGTAAAGCGCCAGATTAAGCGCACAGATGATATTATTTACAGTATTACCGGTGAGCGGAGCACCTATTACCGTCCGCCGTGGGGGATTGTTAACCTGTTCGACTTTTCGAAGCGCCGGCAGGTGCAAATTGTCCTGTGGTCTGCGATGTTCGGGGACTGGAAGGAGAAGCTTGGTGCAGAACGCCTGACCGGCAAGCTGCTTAACAAGCTAGGTCCGGGCGAAGTCATGCTTTTGCATGACTGTGGAACGACCCTCGGTGCCGATCCGAAAGCACCGGAGCATATGCTGGTTGCTCTTGAACGGATGCTGGATGAAGCCCGCCGGCGCGGCCTGCGCAGTATCCGGATTGATGAGATGATCAGACAGGTGCAGACCTCCCCGGTCTCGCAGCTATCCTTCGCCAAACGGCTGGTTGTCGGCCTGTGGCTGATCTGGGAGCAATGCTTCCAGTTCCTGTTCCAGATCAAAACCATTGCTCCGGCTGACCCGTTTCTGCATTACCGGCTGCGCAAGTACCAGGGCGAGCCGGTGCTGATGGATAACGGTGAACGCCTGGCTAAAGGGGACCCGATTATCGAGCTGCACATCGATAACCGGCAGCTGTTCGAGCTCGGCGTGCATTCCCGGTCTTCCGCGCAGCTGGCCATCCGGATGATCCGCCGAATGGAAAAGGATCTGCCGGTGCTTGCAGAGCGGATTGCCGCAGATGTGGATCTGGCAGAAGCCAAGGCGCTGTACGGAGTAAGTATGCTGAACCGCGGGCCGGAGAAGTTCGGCTTTATGGTCCTGGACCTGCCGGACGGCTGGTTTGCCCGTTCGACCAAGTTCTATCTGAGCATCCTGCTCAGTGTCATTCATCCGGCAGGCGGCGCGCGGCTCAAGGAGCGCAGTGAGGTACTGGTGCCTAAGATGATGCTGATGCCGGTCTCTGAGCTGCTCGATAAGATGAACCAGCAGCGGCCGCAGAAGCAGGTTAAGGCGCGTGAGCGGGTAAGGGAAGAGGAGCTGGCCCTGGAAGCCGAGCTTCCGGGAGCGACGGTTGTGCATTGA
- a CDS encoding LytTR family DNA-binding domain-containing protein, with the protein MFRVAICVDELHIYEQLKNHFTRLSSEYSYHYNIQFFKSGEELIHYYIEKGAFAFQILILDIEMDGINGLEVVNKIRFIPDHDVQIMFLSSHPKHVMDSFDVQTFQYLLKPIDYELFKINILKLCSFIQSSTNRYFTIKSEREHLVLRKTDVIAIVKVKHSLKQNKLTVITANQQYIINGTLSKYVNTLDATFMYITRSIIINLEHVRRFTSSSVIMSNNQEFPLSRSQAKKVKDLFTRYTM; encoded by the coding sequence TTGTTTAGAGTAGCAATTTGTGTTGATGAACTGCATATATATGAGCAATTAAAGAATCATTTCACCCGATTGTCCTCAGAATATTCTTATCATTATAATATTCAGTTTTTTAAATCTGGAGAGGAATTGATTCATTACTATATAGAAAAAGGAGCGTTTGCTTTTCAAATCCTTATCCTTGACATTGAGATGGACGGTATAAACGGACTCGAAGTTGTAAATAAAATTCGTTTTATTCCGGACCACGATGTACAGATTATGTTTTTGAGCAGTCATCCGAAACATGTCATGGACAGCTTTGATGTTCAAACATTCCAGTATCTGCTCAAGCCCATAGATTACGAATTATTTAAGATAAACATCTTGAAATTGTGCAGCTTTATCCAGAGTTCAACCAATCGATATTTTACTATTAAATCGGAACGAGAGCATCTTGTTCTTAGGAAGACAGATGTTATTGCCATAGTAAAAGTTAAACATTCACTGAAGCAAAATAAGCTCACAGTGATAACAGCGAATCAACAATACATTATAAATGGAACATTATCAAAATATGTAAATACTTTAGATGCAACATTCATGTATATCACCCGCTCAATAATAATTAATTTAGAGCATGTCCGTAGATTCACTTCTTCTTCAGTAATAATGTCTAATAATCAAGAATTTCCTTTAAGTCGTTCCCAGGCCAAAAAAGTAAAGGATTTATTTACTCGCTACACGATGTAG
- a CDS encoding amidase domain-containing protein codes for MKIKYAIGSAVLLSSILLCSAGAGMASAENVLSTESIMTQSTLSKISPIKTTNMIVIDNKKVLLYPTFQNQQSAIDGINKEAAELLNTLSQRFALGELTTDNWLDYRSSADQYATENSSMSEQETVQYSLLNRFFDIYENQDKNNAITELVTRNNFAKAAIDNSELELLLPYTSDISSNFNNMQVAQKQLATVSSIPNQSSSISYASNYAVTPNSTAYAVFGSDCTNFASQILEAGGVSQSVFTDASKGWWHKITVTQYGQLIHTNSTSWSVADTFARYMGVGYTSKSHSSFSSAIAAGDFIAADFEGDGDWNHIGFVTSKSSSSGSYGGKTYYDYKVAQHTNNYHAWTSSSTNGWETIEDDNGTYGRVRR; via the coding sequence ATGAAAATTAAGTATGCAATTGGTTCAGCGGTGTTATTATCTTCTATTCTTCTTTGTTCAGCTGGTGCCGGCATGGCCTCAGCAGAGAATGTGTTGAGTACAGAATCAATAATGACGCAATCCACACTAAGTAAAATCAGTCCTATTAAAACAACCAACATGATAGTTATTGACAACAAGAAAGTATTACTCTACCCAACTTTTCAAAATCAGCAAAGTGCCATAGACGGAATCAATAAAGAAGCTGCAGAGCTTTTAAATACGTTATCCCAAAGATTCGCATTAGGAGAGCTTACAACAGATAACTGGTTAGATTATAGAAGCTCTGCGGATCAATATGCCACTGAGAACTCGTCTATGTCTGAACAAGAAACTGTACAATATAGCCTGTTGAATCGTTTCTTTGATATTTATGAGAACCAGGATAAGAATAACGCCATTACTGAATTGGTCACAAGAAATAATTTTGCAAAAGCGGCGATAGATAACTCCGAATTAGAACTTTTATTACCATATACTTCGGATATCTCAAGCAATTTTAACAATATGCAAGTTGCCCAGAAACAATTAGCTACAGTAAGTTCGATTCCTAATCAGTCATCCTCTATTAGTTATGCATCTAACTACGCGGTTACGCCTAACAGCACTGCTTATGCAGTTTTTGGATCTGATTGCACAAACTTTGCATCGCAAATCCTTGAGGCGGGAGGTGTTAGCCAGTCTGTATTCACGGATGCCTCCAAAGGCTGGTGGCATAAAATTACTGTAACTCAATATGGGCAACTTATTCATACCAACTCGACTTCATGGAGCGTAGCAGATACGTTCGCTCGTTACATGGGGGTAGGGTATACCTCCAAATCACATTCTTCTTTTAGTTCAGCCATTGCTGCGGGCGATTTTATCGCTGCAGACTTTGAGGGTGATGGAGACTGGAACCATATTGGATTCGTTACAAGCAAGAGTAGTTCTTCAGGTTCCTATGGCGGAAAAACCTATTATGATTATAAAGTTGCACAACACACAAATAATTATCATGCCTGGACAAGCAGTTCGACAAATGGGTGGGAGACTATCGAAGATGATAACGGAACGTACGGAAGAGTCAGAAGATAA
- the ilvD gene encoding dihydroxy-acid dehydratase, with protein sequence MAAKKMRSDMIKKGFDRAPHRSLLRAAGVKEEDFGKPFIAVCNSYIDIVPGHVHLQEFGKIVKEAIREAGGVPFEFNTIGVDDGIAMGHIGMRYSLPSREIIADALETVVSAHWFDGMVCIPNCDKITPGMMMGALRVNIPTIFVSGGPMKAGVDSKGNKLSLTSVFEGVGAHQVGKINDAELLELEQFGCPTCGSCSGMFTANSMNCLAEAMGLALPGNGTILAVAEERRDFVRKSATQLMELIKLDLKPRDIVTKESLDNAFALDMAMGGSTNTVLHTLALAQEAEIDYPLERINEVANRVPYLAKLAPASDIFIEDVDRAGGVSAVLNELLKKPGAIFGDCMTVTGKTIAENVRGHEILDTSVIHKLENPYSEVGGLAVLYGNLAPEGSIIKVGAVDASVGGYHKGPAICFDSQETALEGIANGKVKEGHVVVIRYEGPKGGPGMPEMLAPTSQIVGMGLGAKVGLITDGRFSGASRGISIGHISPEAAEGGPIAFVEDGDIIELDLINRKIELLVDEETLATRRTGWKGFEPKVKKGYLARYSALVTNASKGGVLKI encoded by the coding sequence ATGGCAGCCAAGAAAATGCGTTCAGACATGATTAAAAAAGGCTTCGACCGTGCTCCGCACCGCAGTCTCCTGCGTGCAGCCGGAGTTAAAGAGGAGGATTTCGGCAAACCGTTCATCGCGGTCTGTAACTCCTACATTGATATTGTTCCAGGTCATGTGCATCTGCAGGAGTTCGGCAAAATCGTTAAGGAAGCGATCCGCGAAGCCGGCGGCGTTCCTTTTGAATTCAATACAATCGGCGTAGACGACGGTATCGCAATGGGCCACATCGGTATGCGCTATTCGCTGCCAAGCCGTGAGATCATCGCTGACGCACTGGAAACCGTTGTTTCCGCGCACTGGTTCGATGGTATGGTCTGCATTCCCAACTGTGATAAAATCACCCCAGGCATGATGATGGGCGCCCTGCGCGTCAACATCCCGACCATCTTTGTCAGCGGCGGACCGATGAAGGCCGGCGTGGACAGCAAAGGCAATAAGCTTTCTCTGACTTCCGTATTTGAAGGCGTTGGCGCTCACCAGGTCGGCAAGATCAATGATGCCGAGCTGCTTGAGCTTGAACAATTCGGCTGTCCTACCTGCGGTTCCTGTTCCGGTATGTTTACTGCGAACTCCATGAACTGTCTGGCTGAAGCAATGGGTCTTGCCCTTCCGGGTAACGGCACCATCCTTGCCGTAGCCGAAGAACGCAGAGATTTCGTACGCAAATCAGCTACCCAGCTGATGGAGCTGATCAAGCTGGATCTGAAGCCGCGTGATATCGTAACCAAGGAATCCTTGGATAACGCCTTTGCTCTTGATATGGCGATGGGCGGCTCTACCAATACTGTGCTTCACACACTGGCTTTGGCCCAGGAAGCTGAGATCGATTATCCGCTGGAACGTATCAATGAAGTAGCTAACCGCGTACCTTACCTGGCCAAGCTCGCTCCAGCCTCCGACATCTTTATCGAAGATGTTGACCGGGCAGGCGGCGTAAGTGCCGTACTGAACGAGCTGCTCAAGAAACCGGGCGCTATCTTCGGCGACTGTATGACGGTTACCGGCAAGACAATTGCCGAGAATGTCCGCGGCCACGAAATTCTGGATACCAGCGTTATTCATAAACTGGAAAACCCTTATTCCGAGGTAGGCGGACTCGCTGTACTTTACGGCAACCTGGCACCGGAAGGCTCGATCATCAAAGTCGGTGCGGTTGACGCTTCCGTAGGCGGCTACCATAAAGGTCCTGCCATCTGCTTCGATTCGCAGGAAACGGCACTGGAAGGCATCGCTAACGGCAAGGTAAAAGAAGGCCATGTCGTAGTTATCCGTTATGAAGGTCCGAAGGGCGGACCGGGCATGCCGGAAATGCTTGCTCCTACCTCCCAAATCGTCGGCATGGGTCTGGGCGCCAAAGTCGGCCTGATCACCGACGGACGTTTCTCCGGCGCATCCCGCGGGATCAGCATCGGGCACATCTCGCCGGAAGCCGCTGAAGGCGGACCGATCGCGTTCGTTGAAGACGGCGACATCATCGAGCTGGATCTGATCAACCGCAAGATTGAGCTGCTGGTTGACGAGGAAACCCTGGCTACCCGCCGCACCGGCTGGAAAGGCTTCGAGCCTAAGGTCAAAAAAGGCTATCTGGCCCGTTATTCCGCGCTTGTTACCAATGCAAGCAAGGGCGGCGTGCTGAAGATCTAA